In the genome of Enterococcus hirae ATCC 9790, one region contains:
- a CDS encoding D-alanine--D-alanine ligase — protein sequence MKITLLYGGRSAEHDVSVLSAFSVLNAIYYTYYQVQLIFISKEGQWVKGPLLTEKPTSKEDLHLTWDPSGKVTDGFTGRVINPGEIKEEGTIVFPVLHGPNGEDGTIQGFLETLNLPYVGAGVLTSACAMDKIMTKYILQAAGVPQVPYVPVLKNQWKENPKKIFDQCEGSLLYPMFVKPANMGSSVGISKAENREELQNALALAYQYDSRAIVEQGIEAREIEVAVLGNEDVRTTLPGEVVKDVAFYDYDAKYINNKIEMQIPAEVPEEVYQKAQEYAKIAYTMLGGSGLSRCDFFLTNKNELFLNELNTMPGFTQFSMYPLLWENMGLKYGDLIEELIQLGINRFNQRQGFFEANE from the coding sequence TTGAAGATTACTTTACTATATGGTGGACGCAGTGCAGAACATGATGTTTCAGTTCTTTCAGCGTTTTCAGTCTTAAATGCTATTTATTATACGTACTATCAAGTTCAACTGATATTTATCAGCAAAGAAGGTCAATGGGTGAAAGGCCCTTTGTTAACAGAGAAACCAACGAGCAAAGAAGACTTACATTTGACATGGGACCCAAGCGGAAAAGTGACAGATGGCTTTACGGGAAGAGTGATCAATCCTGGAGAAATCAAAGAAGAAGGAACGATTGTTTTCCCTGTCTTACACGGACCTAATGGTGAAGATGGAACGATTCAAGGATTTTTGGAAACATTGAACTTGCCATATGTCGGCGCTGGCGTTTTAACAAGTGCTTGTGCAATGGATAAGATCATGACCAAATACATTTTGCAAGCGGCAGGGGTGCCACAAGTTCCTTATGTCCCTGTTTTGAAAAATCAATGGAAAGAAAATCCTAAAAAAATCTTTGATCAATGTGAAGGGTCTTTGCTTTACCCAATGTTTGTCAAACCAGCAAATATGGGTTCAAGTGTAGGGATCTCTAAAGCGGAGAACCGTGAAGAACTGCAAAATGCGCTTGCATTAGCTTATCAATATGATTCTCGTGCGATCGTTGAGCAAGGGATCGAAGCACGTGAAATTGAAGTAGCTGTTTTAGGGAATGAAGACGTGCGTACCACATTACCTGGTGAAGTAGTCAAAGATGTTGCATTCTATGATTATGATGCGAAATACATCAACAATAAGATTGAAATGCAAATCCCAGCTGAAGTACCGGAAGAGGTCTATCAAAAAGCGCAGGAATATGCAAAAATTGCGTATACAATGCTAGGTGGGAGTGGCTTGAGCCGTTGTGATTTCTTCTTGACGAATAAAAATGAACTATTCCTAAATGAGTTAAATACAATGCCTGGATTCACGCAATTTAGCATGTATCCATTATTGTGGGAAAACATGGGCTTGAAGTATGGCGATTTGATCGAAGAATTGATTCAATTAGGAATCAATCGTTTTAATCAACGACAAGGTTTTTTTGAAGCAAACGAATAG